The DNA sequence GTTGACCATGGTCCAGGTGGGACGGCAGCCGGCGCCGTTGTAGAGGAAGTGGCGCAGCACCGCCTGCCCGTGCTCGCTGTGCAGCACCTCGGGGTGGAACTGCACCCCGTACAGCCCGCGCCCGGGGTCCTCCATGGCGGCGACGGGCGTGCTCTCGGTACTCCCGGTGGTACGGAAACCGGGGGGTGCCGCCGCGACGGAGTCGCCGTGGGACATCCACACGGTCTGCACCGCGGGCAGGCCGTTGAAGAGCACGGTGTCGGTGCCGACGTCGATGCGGGTGCGGCCGAACTCGCTGCGGCCGGTCTCGGCGACCCGGCCGCCGAGGGACTGCACCATCGCCTGGTATCCGTAGCAGATGCCGAGGGTGGGCACGCCGGTCTCGAAGAGCTGCACGGGCGCCTGGGGCGCGCCGTCGGCGTAGACCGAAGCGGGGCCGCCGGAGAGGATGATGGCCTTGGGCTTCTTGGCGAGCATCTCCTCGACGGGCATGGTCGAGGGCACGATCTCGCTGTAGACATGGCACTCGCGCACCCGCCGCGCGATGAGCTGGGCGTATTGCGCGCCGTAGTCGACGACGAGGACGGTGTCGAACGAGCTTTCGCCGGCGTCGGCAGGGGACACGACAAGCCTTCCCGCAGGTAGAGGCGTGCAGCGCACGGGGATCGGACCGGTTCCAGTCTAGATCCTCGCCGCGGCCTCAGAACCCGGCCACCAGAACCGCGCGGTCGTCGGCGTGGTCGGTGGGCGCGGACCACGCCATGACCGTGGTGCACACGTCCTTGGGGCTGGGGGTCTCGAAGCCGGTCAGCAGCGCGGAGAGCCGACCGAGCCCGGCGTCCAGCGATTCGCGCCGCTGCTCGACGACGCCGTCGGTGTAGCAGACCAGCAGGTCGCCGGGGCGCACCGGCAGGTGTGCGGTGCGGTGCGATCCGCCCAGGGAGCAGCCCAGCGGCGGGTCCACGACCTCGTCCAGGCGTTCGCAGGAGCCGTCGGTGCGCAGCAGCATCGGCGGCACGTGTCCCGCGTTGGCGTAGACCAGCTCGTGGGCGCCGGGATCGTAGACCGCATAGCACATGGTGGCCATGTTCTCCGGCAGGTAGGTGTCGACGTAGGCGTCCAGCCGCGCGGCGACGCGGTCGGGGCTGCTGTCCTCCTCCAGCGCCGCGGCGCGCAGCACACTGCGCAGCTGCGACATGACGGTGGCCTCGGGCAGGCCGTGTCCGGCGACGTCGCCGATCACCAGGCCGATGCGCTCGGACGCGGGGACGGCGAAGACGTCGTACCAGTCGCCGCCGACCTCCGCGCCGTAGGCGGTGGGGATGTAATCCGCGGCGACATCCAGCGGCGCGCCCTCGACGCGATCGGGCAGCAGGCTGCGCTGGAGGCCGAGGGCGACCTCGTGCTCGCGTTCCATGCGGGCGCGCAGGTGGCGTTCGCGGTCGTCGGCGGCCGCCGTGCGGCGCAGGCGTTCGCGGTCGAACGTCGAGACGAGGCGGATCTGCACCGCGGGCTCACCGGCGTCGGCCCAGGCTGCGCGGCTGCCGAACCCGTGGCAGCGGCGGGGGCGGCCGTCGGGGTCGAGCAGGCCCAGCGCCCCGGCCAGCGGCTCACCGGATCGGGCCCACCGCCACAGGGTGTCGCCGACGTCTTCGGCGCTGTCGCAGGTGAGGCCGTAGAGGTTGGCGCCGGCGCCTGCGGCGGGGAACAGCCGCCGCATGGCCGCGTTGTGTCCGAGGATCTCGCCGGAGAGGCCGACCAGCAGCATCGGCTCGCTCACCGCCCTGGTGATCGAGCCGAACAGCTCGCCGGCTAGCACGGCTCACCGGGCGCCGTGCCTGTCGGCGCGGCGGGGCCGGTATCGGGGGGCGCTCCGCGCGGCGGGCCGACGCGGCCCGGCACCTCCTGCCGCCCGATCGCCTCCTCCGGTGGCGCGTCCGGATCGATCGGCGGTTGGCGCCTGCAGACATCGTCGCTGAGTCGGAAGTCGGCATCCGCTACTCGCATCGGTCCCTCCGTCGGCTCCGCGGGTACCGCCGCAGCAGGTTCGGGGAGCGGGGAGGCATGCGGCGGCCGCGTGAGGGGAACGTTACGCCGGGTCGGCTTCGGGCGCAGGAGTTTTCCACTTTTTTACGGTAGAGCGAACAGAGCATGGCGTTTCCCCGTCGTCCGGCGGCCGCACCTGGCCACCATCCGGGGTGATCGGGCAGGCCGGCGGCGGCGCCGGCAGCATCCGCGGACTCGGCCGGAAGGCGGGGGCGGTCGGGCCGAGGGCGCGGGGGGCCGCCCCGGCCCGCCCTGGCATCAGCGCATCCGGAGCCGTTTCATCAGCCGGGCGCTCGCGGTCATCACCGTGGAGAGGGTCTCGGCGTCCATGCCGGGCGTGCCGCCGAGGCCGACGTAGTGCTGGCTGGCGACCGTCTGGGACTCGGTGTAGCGCAGCAGACCCTCGTCGCCGTGCCGCCGGCCCAGTCCGGACCGCTTCATACCGCCCATCGGAGCGCCGTAGCTGGCCCACGCCGCGCCGTAGCCCTCGTTGATGTTGACGGTGCCCGCCTGGATGCGCTCGGCCAGCCGCCGCCCGCGAGCGACGTCGCGCGTCCACACGCTGGCGTTGAGGCCGTAGTCGGTGGCGTTGGCGGCCGCGACCGCCTCGTCCTCGTCGGAGTAGCGGTAGAGGGAGACGACGGGGCCGAACGTCTCGGCGGCGCAAGCGTCCATGGCGGGTGCGACGCCGGCCATCACGGTGGGCTCGTAGAACAGCGGGCCGATCTCCTCGCGGGCGCGGCCGCCGGTGAGGATCTCGGCGCCTTTGGCCCGCGCGTCGTCGACGTGGGCGGCCACGCGGTCGAACTGGCGGCGGTAGGTGAGCGAGCCCATGTCGGCGGAGTAGTCGAAGTGGGCGTTGAGCTCCATGCCGCGTACGGCCCCGGCGAAGCGTTCGGCGAACTCGTCGTAGACGGAGTCGTGCACGTAGAGCCGCTCGGTGGAGATGCACAGCTGGCCGGCGTTGCTGAAGCACGCGCGCTGCATGCCCTCCACCGTCCAGTCCAGGTCGGCGTCCGCGCACACGACGGCGGGGTTCTTGCCGCCCAGTTCGGCCGAGAAGCCGATCAGGCGGCTCGCCGCGCGCTGGGCGATCCGGGCACCGACGGGCGAGGAGCCGGTGAAGGACACGTAGTCGGCGTCGTCGATGAGCGCGTCGCCGATCTCCTCGGGAGTGCCCACCACGGGGATCCACAGGTCCTCGGGCAGGCCCGCCTCGATGGCCAGGTCGATGGCCCACAGAGCCGACAGTGCCGTCTGGGTATCGGGCTTGGCGACCACGGCGTTGCCGGCCAGCAGCGCCGGGACGGCGTCGGCCACAGGCAGCGCGAGCGGGTAGTTCCACGGGCTGATGACGCTGACGGCGCCTTTGGGCAGGCGGTGGTGGCGGGTGCGGGTCGCGCCGGGCACCGCGCCGGCGGCGCGCCGCGGACGCAGCAGGTGGGGTGCGCGCCGGGCGTAGTACAGGGTGCCGCCCGCGGCGTCGTAGACCTCCTCGAAGGCGTGGCGGCGGGCCTTGCCGGTTTCCCACTGGATGATGTCGAGGATCTCGCGCTGGCGGTCCAGCACCAGGTCGTGGAACCGCAGGAACGGCTCGGCGCGCTCGCGGGGGGACAGCGCGGCCCAGGACCGCTGAGCGGCGCGGGCACGCTCGAACGCGGCGGCCACGTCGTCGGCCGAGGACTCCGGGAGCTCGGCGAGAGGGGCGCCGGTGAAGGGGGCGGTGGTGGTGGTCGTGCGCCCGGAGTCGGCGGCCAGCCTGCGAACGAGGCGGGGGGAGGCGTCCGGCAGCTCCGCCCGAGGCACGGGATCGCCGGGGACGCTCGTAGCGGTGTCCATGCGGGGAGGGTAATCCACGTCACTCGAATTGGCTACCCGCCGGTAACCACGCCTGCACGGGTTATCGCGCCTTGCGCCGGGGAGGATTCCACGGGCGGGCCCTGGACGGGCAGAGGTGGAGCAGCGTTGGATCGCACCGAGCGAGAAGCCGTTCCGGGGCGTCCGGTCTTCGTCCCCGCCCCCCTGGTTGGAGGTTGCGATGTCGCAAGCCGCGAACACCACCGTCGCCATCGCGGGCGGCGGCCCCGCGGGGATCATGCTCGGTCTGCTGCTGGCGCGGGCCGGTGTGGACGTCACCGTGCTGGAGAAGCACAGCGACTTCCTGCGCGACTTCCGCGGAGACACGGTGCACCCTTCCACCCTCCAGGTGCTCGACGAGCTCGGGCTCGCCGAGGAGCTGGAGAAGCGGCCCCACCGCAAGGTCACCAGCCTGTCCATCGCGCGGGGCGACCGGCCGATCGTGCAGGCCGACCTGCACAGACTGCCGGTGAAGTACCCGCACATCGCGATGATGCCGCAGTGGGATTTCCTGGACATGCTCGCCGACCACGCCCGCACCTATACCGGATTCCGGCTGCTCACCGACAGCGAGGCCACCGGCATCGTCGAGGAGGGCGGCGCGGTCCGCGGGCTGAGGTACCGGTCGCGTCCGCCGCAAGGCGAAGGGGCCGATGCTCCCGCCGAAGGTGGCGCCGGCGACGGCGAGGAGCATGAACTGCGGGCCGTGCTGAGCGTCGCCGCCGACGGCCGCGACTCCGCACTGCGCGACGCCGCGGGCATGGTGCCTACCGAGCTGGGCGCGCCGATGGACGTACTGTGGCTGCGGATTCCCCGCCGCTCCGGGGAGAAGAGCGGGCTGAACGGCGCCCTCGGTGAAGGCGCCATGGCGGTGGCGATCGACCGCGGCGACTATTGGCAGGTCGCCTACGTGATCCCCAAGGGCGGCTACGACGCGGTGCGCGCCGAGCCGATCGAGAGCCTCCAGGACAGGCTGCTGGCGGTGCTGCCGTTCCTCGGGGAAGACGTGCGCGCCGTCGACGACTGGTCGAAGGTGGCCTTCCTCAACGTCGCTTCCGACCGACTCGCCTCCTGGTACCGGCCGGGGCTGCTGGCCATCGGCGACGCGGCGCACGCCATGACGCCGATCGGCGGCGTAGGCATCAACCTGGCCGTGCAGGACGCCGTTGCGACGGCGAACCTGCTGTCGCGACAACTGCTGGAGGCGCAGAGCGACGCCGACCGGTTCGCCAAGACGCTCAACCCCGAACTCCTGGCCCGGGTCCAGCGCCGCCGGCAACTGCCCACGGTCGGCACCCAGGCGGTGCAACAGCTGCTGCAGCGCCAGATCATCAGCCGCGTGCTTGCGGACGACCTCGACGAGGGCCGACTGCCGCTGCCGCTGCGGGCGGTGGCCGGCACGAGCGCATGGTCCTACCTGGTCGCCCGCGTGATGATGGTCGGCCTGCGGCCCGAACACGTGCACAGCCCCGCGGTGGCGACCCCCGCGGCACGGCCGGGGGAGTCCTGAGGCGCGGAGTCTTGACATGCGGAGTCCTGAGCCGCGGCGGGTGGCCTGCAGCAGAAGCGGCTGCAGTGATCGTGGGGTCTTCGACGGGGCGGTGGTGGGTCGGAGCCGCGGTCGACGGGTCGGATGCTCGCCGGTGGCGGTGCCGGCGGTGGCGGTGCCGGCGGGGGCGGGTCGGGTCTGCTGGGCGGTCTTGCTGGTCGGCCGGGCGGCGGGTGGGCTTGCCTGGAAAGCGGCGGCGAGGGCCGCGGATGGCCGGGCCTGCGGTCGGCGGTTCGGGTGCTCGCCGGTGGCGGCGGCCAGCGGGGGCCGCCCCCCGGGGGTGGGTATTCATCACAACACCTCCGCGCGGAGCCGGTGTTGCACTCACCCCCTGAACCCGCGTCCCTGCAGACAGACGCGGCGCGGCTTGGCCCGTCTATCGCGAACTTATGGTCGCAGGAAAGCGTATTCCGCGGCCATAAGTTCGCGATAGACGCCGGGTGAACCGGCATACCGGACATACCGGCGCCGGTTGGCCGACGTGGTACCGCCGTGTTGTGGCCGGACCCGCACCGGGCGGAGGCCGCGCGGCGGGGTGCGGTCGCGGGCGCCCGCACGGCCCCGGTGGTGCGCCGGATCGGGGGCCGAGGTGGCGACGACACGTCGCTCGTGGCGCCCGAGCGCGGCCTCCGGGTGCCCCACCCCCGATGGGGTGGACTTTTGGGGGTCTATGCCCGTTTTGCGGGTGGCCTCGGCGGGCGCGGTGGCGACGAGGTGCACGAAAAGTCGACGTCAGGGGCGTTCTTTGTGCCATTCGGCGCGCCTCGTGCGCCCTCGCCGCCGCAGCGCGGCTGCGAGCCCACCGGGAACTCGGGCATCAGTGGGCAAAACACCCCCCGTTGTTTCGTATCGCGGAGTGACAATGTGAGGACAGCACCTCGGGGCGACACCGAGGCGGATGCCGCCGCACGTATGTGCATCTCGTGGCCCCGACCCGGCTGCCCGACCGCCGCCCCGCCCACCGCAGGCCCGGCCCCGCCGTCGTCGCCGCCCCGCCGCACGCCCAACCGGCGAGCACCCGGCCCGTCAACCGCAGGCCCGGCCATCCGCCGACCTCGGCGCCGCTTTTCAGCCAAGACCACCCGCCACCCGGCAGACCGACAAGGCCGCCCAGCAGACCCGAGCCGCCCCGTCGGCTGCCGCCACCGGCGGGCACCCGGCCCGTTGGGCGCGGGCCAAGCCATCCGCCGACCTCGGCGCCGCTTTTCAGCCAAGACCACCCGCCACCCGGCAGACCGACAAGGCCGCCCAGCGGACCCGAGCCGCCGATCCGCCAGGCGCGCCACCGGCGGGCACCCGGCCCGTCAACCGCAGGCCCGGCCATCCGCCGACCTCGGCGTCGCTTTTCAGCCAAGACCACCCGCCACCCGGCAGACCGACAAGGCCGCCCAGCAGACCCGAGCCGCCCCGCCGCACGCCCAACCGGCGAGCACCCGACCCGTCAACCGCAGGCCCGGCCCCCCGTCGTCCTCGCCGCCGCCTCTCCTCCAGGCGGCCGCCGCCCGCCCGGTGCCAAGACCGCACAGCGGACCGGAGGCGCGGCGATGGCCGCCTATCGCACCTCACTCCCGGACGTCGGAGCCGCTGCGTTCGCGGCGGCGGTCCCGCGATGCCGACGCCGCTCGGGCGAGACCGGCGACGCCCAGTCCCACCGCCAGCACCGGCACGACCCACATCGCCTCGAACCCCCAGCGCGACGGTCCGGCGACGATGAAGGCCGTCCCCAGCCCGATGAAGAGCAGCCCGGCGATCAGCGATCCCCAGTCGGTCCTACGACGACGCACGTCGCACCTCCATATCGCCGATTCGGGAGACCATGTCGACGACGAACGTCGGCGGCTCCGCCGGTGCGGCCTCCCCGTCGGGGCCGGCGGCACCTGCGCTGCCGCGGTCGGAGGGGGCCCCGTCCGCGCCGCGATGCGGCTCCCGGGCCGGGGTTGCCGGCTCCAGCGTCTTCCGCATGTCGAGCGGGGTACCTACTCGCACGGAGTCGCCGACGCGGATCTCGCCCAGCGACGCCCGGCCGCGGACGTCGGTGCGCGCGGTGTCGGGCACCACCACGGTCAGTTCGCCGAAGCGCACTTCGGCGTCGACCCGGATGCGCTGCCCCGACTCCAGCGGCACGCGCGTCAGGTCCAGCAGCGCCACGCCGCCGGTCAATCGGTAAGGGCGTTCGGCGGCGGCGACGGTGGTCGGCCGCCACTCGATCGACGCGAAGCGCAGGTTCGGCAGGTCGACGGCGACCGAACCCACCAGCAGCACGGTCGCCACGGTCCCGGCGGTGATCAGGCCGCGCGGATCGCCCACCCAGGTTCCGGCCACGGCGACCAACCCGATGATCACGACGACACTCCCGAGGAACACCGGACCCGTCTGCGGCCCGAACAGGGCGTTCCCGAACGGTGCCGAGGTCGCGCCGAGCGTGACCACGACCGCGGCCGCGATAAGCCACGCCGCCACGTTGAGCAGTAACACACCCCGTCGCGCCCGCCGGTCTTGTCTGCGCTGCCGGCGGCGTTCACGCGCCGAGCCCGCCTGCTCGCGCCGGGTGGCGCCCACCCCCGGGGGACGCGGGCAGGCCGACGGCGGGTACCCCTGCAACCCGTCGCCCCCGGTGTCGTCACCCTCGCCGCCGTCCGCGGATTCCGGCGGCCCTTCGCCGCCGGGCCCGTGCTCCTGTCCGGCGTGCCCGGTGCCGTCCGGGCTCCCGCCCCGGTCGGCCGTGTTGGTGTCGGTGCTCGTTTCTGCGGCCTCACCGGCGCCGCCGCGCTCGCCGTCGGACACGACCGCCAGGTCCACCGGACCTCTGGGCGCCTGCGCCCACGGCTGGGCGGGATTGAAGTAGGCGGGCTTGGGCTCGGGCGGCGGTGTGGTCGGCGGCGGCTCGCCCGTCTTCAACAGCCCCGGCAGCTCCCGGTACGTCCGGCGCAGGTCGACGCCCCGGTTGTGCGCCACCAGCGCTCCCAGGATCAACGGGGTCGCCAGGACCAGCGTCCCCCAGCTCACACCGCCGATCAGGCTCAGCGCGGCCGAGACGCCTACCCCCAGGCCCAGCAGCGCCGGCACCGCCCGGTCGTCGATGCGCCGGTTCAGCAGCTGCTCGAACATCGCCGGACCACGGCTCGCGTCGCGCATGGCCATCCACGCGCCCACGTACAGCAGCACACCGGTGAACCCCGCCAGACCGGTGATCGCGAAGCCCATGCGCCACACGATCGGATCGATCCGGGTGTAGGCGCCCAGCCCGGCGCACACCCCCGTGATCAGCCCGCGCTCGTTGTCGCGCACCAGCTCCTCGCGCGCCGGCCCGTCGGCGGGCTGCGGCCCCGCCGCCGCCGTCCCCGGCGGCGGGGCCGCCTCCGGCACCTGCGCAGCACCGTCGGCCGCCGCGGCGGCCGACGCCTCATCGGGCTCGCGCGCCGCGCCGTCCTGCGGATTCCGGCTGTCGTTCACCGTGGCCGTTCCGCAGTCGGCCGCCAGTTCCGTCGCATGCTTCCATCCTGCCCCGCCACGTGCGTAGACGCCCATCCGGAACTACCCTGACGCCACCCTGAGCCCCCCGGCCGCGAGTCCCCGGGCGGGTCCCTGATGCCCTGTCGCCACCCGCAGGGGCATCCTGGATGGCACGGGCGCGCAACGGCCGCCCCGCAGCGCGCGGGGCGGCCGCCCGCCCTTCGCCTCGTCCGCGCGCCCGCCCGGGGCGTAGCGGGGAAGTCGGACCCGAAAGGCACAGACACGGTGACCGAAACGGCGAGCCGCCGGCCCCCGGACCCGCGGCTGGTGCGCCCGCGCGACGGACGCCTGATCGCGGGCGTCGGCGCGGGCCTCGCCCGGCACCTGGGCATCGACGCCGTCGTCACGCGACTGGCCCTGATGGCGCTGTCCTTCGGCGGCATCGGCATCGCCGTCTACATCGTCCTCGTACTGTTCGTGCCCGTCGACGACGTCGATGAGACCGCCGAGGACACGGCGCCCGGCGCGCAGGGCCGCGCGGAGCCCCAGCACGAGACCGGGCGCGGCATGGCCGAACGCAAGGGCCGCGACATCAGCCAACTGCTGGCCTACTGCGCCCTCGGCGGCGGCCTGGGCATGCTCGCACTGCTCTTCGGCGGCTGGTTCGAGCCGGTGCTGTGGTTCATCATCTTCGGCGCCCTCGGCGCGACGATCCTCTGGCAGCAGGCCAACCCGGCGCTGCGCGAGGAGTGGATGTCCACCTCCGTCCTCGCCCAGACCGGCAAGTCGTGGGCGCGCACCGGCGCCGGGGTGCTGCTCGTCGTCATCGGCGCCATCGGCTTCCTCGTCTTCCAGCAGGAACTCAGCCAAGCCCGCGCCGGCCTGACCTTCGCCGCCACGATCATCGTCGGGATGTGCGTCATCGCCGCGCCGTGGATCGTCGGCCTGGTGCGCGAGCGCGACCGGGAGCGCCGCGAGCGCATCCGCAGCCAAGAGCGTGCCGAACTGGCTGCGCACATCCACGACTCCGTCCTGCACACGCTGACCCTCATCCAGCGCCGCGCCGACGACGCGCGCGAGGTCCAGCGGCTCGCGCGGGTGCAGGAACGCGCCTTGCGCGGCTGGCTCTACCAGCGCCCGGCCGACGCCGAGACCACCGTCAAACCCGCCCTGGAGCGGGTGGCGGCCGAGGTCGAAGAGGCTCACGGCGTGCCGATCGAGGTGGTCTGCGTGGGCGACTGCCCCATCGACGACGGCGTCCACGCCGAACTGCGCGCCGCCCGCGAAGCCATGGTCAACGCCTCCAAGTACGCCGGAAGCGACTCCATCTCGGTCTTCGGCGAGGTCGACCCGGAGGAGGTGCTCGTCTTCGTCCGCGACCGCGGGGCGGGCTTCGACCTGGACGCCGTCCCCGAGGACCGCATGGGCGTGCGCGGCTCCATCCTGGGCCGCATGGACCGCCACGGCGGCAGCGCCCGCATCCGCACCGCCCCGGGCGAGGGCACCGAGGTGCAGCTGCGCATGCCGCGGGAGCAGGAGTCAGCGGACTGAGACGAGCCCGCGGGCGCGACGTGGCCGGAGTCGGGCAGACCCCTGCTGCTACCGGGGCGCCGTGGGTACAGTCCATGGTGTGGCAGACGAGAACAGCACCTTCGCCGACGGCGCCGTCGCGCCCCGCGTCGTGATCGTGGACGACCACCGCCTCTTCCGCAGCGGTGTGCGCGGCGAACTGGGCGACGCCGTCGACGTCATCGGCGAGGCGGGCGACGTCGACGGCGCGGTCGAGGTCATCGCAGAGAAGCAGCCCGACCTGGTCCTGCTCGACGTGCACCTGCCCGGCGGGGGCGGCAGCGAGGTCCTGCGCCGGGTCCTGTCCCGGTACCCCGAGATCCGCTTCCTCGCGCTGTCGGTCTCCGACGCCGCCGAGGACGTCATCGGGGTCGTGCGCGGCGGCGCCCGCGGCTACGTCACCAAGACCATCTCCGGGCGCGAACTCGCCGACGCCATCATCCGCGTGGCCGACGGGGACGCCGTCTTCTCCCCGCGCCTCGCCGGATTCGTGCTCGACGCGTTCTCCGCCACCGACGCCCCGCCCATGGACCCCGAGCTCGACCGCCTCACCCAGCGCGAACGCGAGGTGCTGCGGCTCATCGCCCGCGGCTACGCCTACAAGGAGGCCGCCAAGGAGCTGTTCATCTCGGTCAAGACCGTCGAGACCCACGTCTCCTCGGTCCTGCGCAAGCTCCAGCTCTCCAACCGCCACGAGCTCAGCAGGTGGGCCACCGCGCGCAAGCTCGTCTGAGGCCGTTCCCGAGCGCGCCGCCGCGGCGGCGCGTCCCGACGGGCGGTGCCCGGCGCGTCAGCGCAGCGCGTCGGCCATCCGCTTGAAGAACGCCTCGCCGTCGACGTCGCGCACCAGGGTCACCGGGGGGCGGAGGTCGGCGGTGTCGCGATTGGGCCGCAGGTCGGCGATGGTCTGCCCGCGCGTGTGCGCCCCCTGCAGCTCCACCCGCACCGGCACCTCCTCGGTCGCGGTCGCCAGCTCGGGGGTGAGCAGGACCGCCGCCGCCAGCGGGTCGTGCATCGCGCACTGGCGGACCCCGAACACCCGCGTGTACCAGTCCGTGTAGAAGCGCAGGAATTCCGCGGTCGTCTCCGCTCGGCGGCCCCCGATGCCCGCCAGCCCGTCCAGCCACGTATCGGTGGCGACGGTGCGCATCGTGACGTCGAGCGCTACCAGTGTGGCGTCGAACCCGGCCCCCAGAACCGCTTCGGCGGCCTCGGGATCGGCGGCCACGTTGGCCTCCGCCCAGGGTGTGATGTTGCCCGGCGCCCGCACCGCGCCGCCCATGATCACCACGCGCCCCAGCAGATCGGGCAGCTCCGGCTCGATACTCAGCGCCAGCGCCAGGTTGGTCAGCGGACCCAGCGCGAGGACGTCGATCTCCCCCGGGGTCGAGCGGGCGCCGCGGACCAGCAGCTCCGCCGCCGAGTGGTCCGTCGGCGCGGCCGCGGGCTCGGGCAGCTCCACCTCGCCCAGCCCGTTCTCGCCGTGCACGGCCTTGGCGGACCGTGCCGGCTGGGCCAGCCCGCGACCGGCGCCGCGCGCCACCGGAACCTCCGGCCGCCCGTAGAGTTCGAGCAGCCGCAACGCGTTGCCCGTGGTCGTCGCCGCGTCGTTGTTGCCGAAGACCGAGCCGACGCCGACCAGCTCTACCTCGGGCCTGGCCGTCAGGTAGGCCAGTGCCAACGCGTCGTCGATGCCCGGATCGCAGTCGACGTAGATACGCACCCGTGAATCCCCTCTGCTGCATGTGCTGCGTGTTCGGCCGCTCCGGGAAGCATCGGATCCGCACCCGGGACCCGGAGGTACCGCGGCAAGCCTAGACAAGCCCGGCGACGGTTCGGGGCGTGCGGGCGGCCGGATCGCGGCCGCGGGTGGGCCGTCCGCCGGCGGTCACGCCGCGGAACGCTCGGCCGCGGGCCGGCGCCCGGCGCCGACGGTCGCCTCGCCGCGGACGCGTGCCAGGACGCGCTCCGCACCCTTCGCGCCCAGCAGCCGGTCGGCGACGACCAGCACCGCACCCAGCAGCGAAAACGCGGCTCCGTAGATCAGCACGCTGCGCAGCAGGCCCGCGTAGCCGAGGAGGGATACGTCGACGAAGAAGTAGGGGTAAGCGGTTTGCTGGAACAGCGCCCCGCGCACCGTCGTGAAGACCGCGTAGGCGAGGGGATAGGCCAGCCACACCACCGCGTAGTGCGGGCGCATCCGCCGGTGCCGGTCGAACAGTACGAAGTCGGCGGCGGCCATGATCGGCGCCACCGCGTGCAGCAGGTCGCTGGAGTCCACATACCACCAGGGCACGTCCACGAACTGCCCCGCATTGGCCGCCGGAGCCTGCGTCGGGGCGTCGGCCAGCACGAAGTTGAAGACCAGTCCGGTGATCAGGATGTAGAGCGTGATCGCGCCCTTGAGCCAGGCCGGCAGGCCCCCGCGGCCGCGCCACGCCGACCACGCCGCGAAGGCGAAGCACACCGCAAGCACGCTGTTGCTCTGGATCGTGAAGTACACGAAGGGGCGCAGCGACTCCGCCCGCCCCAGCTCCATCGCGATCCCGGTCACGGCCACCAGCGCCACGGCGGCGCGGTAGAGGCCGATGGTCAGCGGCATCGGCACGCCCCCTTCCCCCGGCGAACGACGCTACCGGCTGCGCACGGCGGAGCCGGCCCTGCCCGGGGCCGCGGTGCACGGCGGTTGGTGGGCCGGAAGGGATGACCCGGCCCACCCGCCGCCCCCCGTAACCTGGGGAACGTGTCGTCCTCCCAAGAGCTTCTCGAAGGTCTGAACGCGCCGCAGCGCGAAGCCGTCACGCACGCCGGCAGCCCGCTGCTGATCGTCGCGGGCGCGGGCTCCGGCAAGA is a window from the Streptomonospora litoralis genome containing:
- a CDS encoding Pr6Pr family membrane protein; protein product: MPLTIGLYRAAVALVAVTGIAMELGRAESLRPFVYFTIQSNSVLAVCFAFAAWSAWRGRGGLPAWLKGAITLYILITGLVFNFVLADAPTQAPAANAGQFVDVPWWYVDSSDLLHAVAPIMAAADFVLFDRHRRMRPHYAVVWLAYPLAYAVFTTVRGALFQQTAYPYFFVDVSLLGYAGLLRSVLIYGAAFSLLGAVLVVADRLLGAKGAERVLARVRGEATVGAGRRPAAERSAA
- a CDS encoding nucleoside hydrolase, which codes for MRIYVDCDPGIDDALALAYLTARPEVELVGVGSVFGNNDAATTTGNALRLLELYGRPEVPVARGAGRGLAQPARSAKAVHGENGLGEVELPEPAAAPTDHSAAELLVRGARSTPGEIDVLALGPLTNLALALSIEPELPDLLGRVVIMGGAVRAPGNITPWAEANVAADPEAAEAVLGAGFDATLVALDVTMRTVATDTWLDGLAGIGGRRAETTAEFLRFYTDWYTRVFGVRQCAMHDPLAAAVLLTPELATATEEVPVRVELQGAHTRGQTIADLRPNRDTADLRPPVTLVRDVDGEAFFKRMADALR
- a CDS encoding response regulator is translated as MADENSTFADGAVAPRVVIVDDHRLFRSGVRGELGDAVDVIGEAGDVDGAVEVIAEKQPDLVLLDVHLPGGGGSEVLRRVLSRYPEIRFLALSVSDAAEDVIGVVRGGARGYVTKTISGRELADAIIRVADGDAVFSPRLAGFVLDAFSATDAPPMDPELDRLTQREREVLRLIARGYAYKEAAKELFISVKTVETHVSSVLRKLQLSNRHELSRWATARKLV